The following are encoded together in the Cervus elaphus chromosome 30, mCerEla1.1, whole genome shotgun sequence genome:
- the LOC122686800 gene encoding decreased expression in renal and prostate cancer protein-like, giving the protein MVALGLPGGFLQLRPGPGAELAAGAVSAAGPSPGFLGLVGVVPSCPRGSDKMEDIVSPRSHDGSGGRLPTGMRGREALSVLGARGAPPPAFQTPAPARVAEAPARPGLTGLPDTGYGGLGGHRGLGTCSRCEGRWPGSGLRAAGARQRSATAASNRPCSLRRAGPGSGQKRRGVQQRRGGVACS; this is encoded by the coding sequence atggttgcattgggtcttcctgggggctttctccagttgaggcCGGGCCCAGGTGCGGAGCTGGCAGCCGGTGCCGTCTCCGCCGCGGGGCCCAGCCCCGGCTTTCTGGGACTAGTCGGAGTTGTCCCCAGTTGCCCCCGCGGCTCCGACAAGATGGAGGACATTGTCTCCCCCCGCAGCCATGACGGGAGCGGGGGACGCCTCCCCACCGGGATGAGGGGAAGAGAAGCGCTTTCAGTCCTCGGAGCGCGCGGGGCCCCGCCGCCGGCCTTCCAGACCCCTGCTCCTGCCCGGGTCGCTGAAGCCCCTGCCCGCCCAGGCCTCACGGGGCTCCCAGACACTGGATATGGAGGGCTTGGGGGACATCGAGGCCTTGGCACTTGCAGCCGCTGCGAGGGCAGGTGGCCCGGTTCAGGTCTTCGGGCCGCTGGGGCCCGACAGCGCTCGGCCACTGCAGCTAGCAACAGACCGTGTTCACTGAGACGCGCTGGTCCGGGATCCGGGCAGAAAAGGCGGGGAGTGCAACAGAGGCGCGGGGGTGTGGCCTGCAGCTGA